The following are encoded in a window of Amycolatopsis lexingtonensis genomic DNA:
- the rfbB gene encoding dTDP-glucose 4,6-dehydratase → MRVLVTGGAGFIGSHYVRQVLTGAYPALRDAEVVVLDKLTYAGNEANLAPVAADPRLRFVRGDICDTALVTDVMRGVDLVVHFAAESHVDRSILGSADFVLTNVLGTQNLLQAAVEAGVGKFVHVSTDEVYGSIAEGSWTEDHVLEPNSPYSASKASSDLVARSFFRTHGLPVCVTRCSNNYGPYQFPEKVIPLFVTNLLDGRKVPLYGDGLNVRDWLHVDDHCQGIQLVAEGGRPGEIYNIGGGTELTNRALTEKLLAAVGAGWDSVEPVEDRKGHDRRYSVDITKINRELGYAPRVSFEDGLAATVAWYTDNRAWWEPLAERAALKK, encoded by the coding sequence ATGCGGGTCCTGGTCACCGGTGGTGCGGGCTTCATCGGGTCGCACTACGTCCGGCAGGTGCTGACCGGCGCCTACCCGGCGTTGCGTGACGCCGAGGTGGTGGTGCTGGACAAGCTCACCTACGCCGGCAACGAGGCCAACCTGGCCCCGGTCGCCGCCGACCCGCGGCTGCGGTTCGTCCGCGGCGACATCTGCGACACCGCGCTGGTCACCGACGTCATGCGGGGCGTGGACCTGGTCGTGCACTTCGCCGCGGAGTCGCATGTGGACCGCTCGATCCTCGGCTCCGCCGACTTCGTGCTGACGAACGTGCTCGGCACCCAGAACCTGCTGCAGGCGGCCGTCGAGGCGGGCGTCGGCAAGTTCGTGCACGTGTCCACCGACGAGGTGTACGGCTCGATCGCGGAAGGGTCGTGGACCGAAGACCACGTGCTGGAGCCGAACTCGCCGTACTCGGCGTCGAAGGCGTCCTCCGACCTGGTGGCGCGGTCGTTCTTCCGCACCCACGGGCTGCCGGTCTGCGTCACGCGGTGCTCCAACAACTACGGTCCGTACCAATTCCCGGAGAAGGTCATCCCGCTGTTCGTCACCAACCTGCTGGACGGGCGGAAGGTGCCGCTCTACGGCGACGGGCTGAACGTCCGTGACTGGCTGCACGTGGACGACCACTGCCAGGGCATCCAGCTGGTCGCCGAGGGCGGGCGGCCCGGCGAGATCTACAACATCGGCGGCGGCACCGAGCTGACCAACCGCGCGCTGACGGAGAAGCTGCTGGCCGCGGTGGGGGCCGGCTGGGACAGCGTCGAACCGGTCGAGGACCGCAAGGGCCACGACCGCCGGTACTCGGTGGACATCACGAAGATCAACCGGGAGCTGGGGTACGCTCCGCGCGTGTCCTTCGAGGACGGTCTGGCCGCGACAGTGGCCTGGTACACGGACAATCGCGCGTGGTGGGAGCCCCTGGCGGAGCGGGCCGCGCTGAAGAAGTAA
- a CDS encoding LCP family protein — MTEWPAPPVPARRGSGAALFARRGGKVVVTLLSVAILAVTWYGWHFIGDPNTGLTTTNVFADTEAHAKPLDGAIDILLVGQDSRTDAQGNPLPREVLDMLHAGVSDGELNTDTMILVHIPQNGKHAIAISFPRDSWVELAGGYGKHKLNSAFVYAYTDTYKTLQRQGMTDLKQADAEAKVAGRKNLIATIEKFIGKPGMIDRYAEVNLASFYEITKSIGGVEVCLNGPVKEVKSGVDLPGGRQTIEGVQALAFVRQRYGLPNYDLDRIARQQAFLSGLARKVLSTDVLTSPGKIADLVAAVKKSVVLSQGWDLTEFAEQMRGLTGGNIEFHTIPTLGNAVIGGADVLRVDQPSVAAEVARLTSDGDTPAAPASTQLPGAKAVTVELFDGTGAAALAAQTHAMLQGKGFTLAADQKLSTRNTTIVRYNPADDTALALVKQALGTTVQAEPDRDVTAGHVRVLLGKDFRNSAAAPGGAPTSTAAKPPTSSVAATTPAAPPITAGDVPCVN, encoded by the coding sequence GTGACCGAATGGCCTGCGCCGCCCGTCCCGGCGCGCCGTGGCAGCGGTGCCGCCCTCTTCGCGCGGCGCGGCGGCAAAGTCGTCGTGACGCTGCTGTCCGTCGCGATCCTGGCCGTGACCTGGTACGGCTGGCACTTCATCGGTGACCCGAACACCGGCCTGACCACCACGAACGTCTTCGCCGACACCGAGGCGCACGCGAAGCCGCTCGACGGCGCGATCGACATCCTCCTGGTCGGCCAGGACAGCCGCACCGACGCGCAGGGCAACCCGCTGCCCCGCGAGGTGCTGGACATGCTGCACGCCGGCGTCTCCGACGGCGAGCTGAACACCGACACGATGATCCTCGTGCACATCCCCCAGAACGGGAAGCACGCGATCGCGATCTCGTTCCCCCGCGACTCCTGGGTGGAGCTGGCCGGCGGCTACGGCAAGCACAAGCTCAACAGCGCCTTTGTCTACGCGTACACGGACACTTACAAAACGTTGCAGCGCCAGGGCATGACGGACTTGAAGCAGGCCGACGCGGAAGCGAAGGTCGCCGGGCGGAAGAACCTGATCGCGACGATCGAGAAGTTCATCGGCAAGCCGGGCATGATCGACCGCTACGCCGAGGTCAACCTGGCGAGCTTCTACGAGATCACCAAGTCGATCGGCGGCGTCGAGGTCTGTCTCAACGGGCCGGTCAAGGAAGTGAAGTCCGGCGTGGACCTGCCGGGCGGGCGCCAGACGATCGAGGGCGTGCAGGCGCTCGCGTTCGTCCGCCAGCGCTACGGCCTGCCCAACTACGACCTCGACCGGATCGCCCGCCAGCAGGCGTTCCTGTCCGGGCTGGCGCGCAAGGTCCTCTCCACCGACGTGCTGACCAGCCCGGGGAAGATCGCCGACCTCGTGGCGGCGGTCAAGAAGTCGGTCGTGCTCTCGCAGGGCTGGGACCTGACCGAGTTCGCCGAGCAGATGCGCGGCCTGACCGGCGGCAACATCGAGTTCCACACCATCCCGACGCTGGGCAACGCGGTGATCGGCGGCGCGGACGTGCTCCGCGTCGACCAGCCGTCGGTGGCGGCGGAGGTCGCCCGGCTGACCTCGGACGGCGACACCCCGGCGGCGCCGGCGTCGACGCAGCTGCCGGGCGCGAAGGCCGTCACGGTGGAGCTGTTCGACGGCACGGGCGCCGCGGCACTGGCCGCCCAGACGCACGCGATGCTGCAGGGCAAGGGCTTCACCCTCGCCGCGGACCAGAAGCTGAGCACCCGCAACACGACGATCGTCCGGTACAACCCGGCCGACGACACCGCGCTGGCGCTCGTCAAGCAGGCGCTGGGCACGACGGTCCAGGCCGAGCCGGACCGGGATGTCACGGCCGGGCACGTGCGCGTGCTGCTCGGCAAGGACTTCCGGAACTCGGCCGCCGCCCCGGGTGGCGCGCCGACGTCCACGGCCGCGAAGCCGCCGACGTCGTCCGTGGCCGCCACCACCCCCGCCGCGCCGCCGATCACGGCGGGCGACGTCCCCTGCGTCAACTAG
- a CDS encoding LCP family protein, which translates to MEDEQKKPDAAAEPVTQSDDWKPSPFPRTAPAPVPSRVRRAGRVTRRVAIGLVSLLALGASGYAYVTKDQLQSTVPTTDALTPRAGEPAPPPADDGADDILLVGSDARTDAQGNPLPARLLRQLRTEANNGAVNTDTVMVLRVPKNGGKPSAVSIPRDTWTDIPGRGQAKINSAYGIAKAHFAQELRGQGERDQAKIERDSDTEGRRVLVQAVQDLTQVRIDHYAEVNLLGFYLLTEALGGVKVCLNHATEDKDSGANFRRGEQTVSGGEALSFVRQRKNLPRGDLDRIVRQQAFLSSALHQVLSAGTLTSPGTLNGLMDAVHRALTIDPGLDLLQFAQQAKGIASGDLAFATIPVITANGRSADGQSIVEVDPKAVREYVAGLAGRTATPAAPPSGGGSGSGSGSGTAPAAAPLRQDTPGVPCVN; encoded by the coding sequence GTGGAAGACGAGCAGAAAAAGCCGGATGCGGCCGCCGAGCCGGTGACGCAGAGCGACGACTGGAAGCCGTCGCCGTTTCCGCGGACGGCTCCCGCTCCGGTGCCGTCGCGCGTGCGACGGGCCGGCCGCGTGACCCGCCGGGTCGCGATCGGCCTGGTGTCGCTGCTCGCGCTCGGCGCCAGCGGCTACGCGTACGTGACGAAGGACCAGTTGCAGAGCACGGTCCCGACGACCGACGCGCTCACCCCGCGCGCCGGCGAGCCCGCGCCACCCCCGGCGGACGACGGCGCGGACGACATCCTCCTGGTGGGCAGCGACGCGCGAACCGACGCCCAGGGCAACCCCCTCCCGGCGCGGCTCCTGCGGCAGCTGCGCACGGAAGCCAACAACGGCGCGGTGAACACCGACACGGTGATGGTGCTGCGGGTGCCGAAGAACGGCGGCAAGCCGTCGGCGGTCTCGATCCCGCGCGACACGTGGACCGACATCCCCGGGCGCGGCCAGGCGAAGATCAATTCGGCGTACGGCATCGCGAAGGCGCACTTCGCGCAGGAGCTGCGCGGGCAGGGCGAGCGCGACCAGGCGAAGATCGAGCGCGATTCGGACACCGAGGGCCGCCGGGTGCTGGTGCAGGCGGTCCAGGACCTGACGCAGGTGCGGATCGACCACTACGCCGAGGTCAACCTCCTGGGTTTCTACCTGCTGACCGAGGCACTCGGCGGCGTAAAGGTCTGCCTGAACCACGCGACCGAGGACAAGGACTCGGGCGCGAACTTCCGCCGCGGCGAGCAAACGGTGTCGGGCGGCGAGGCCTTGTCGTTCGTCCGCCAGCGCAAGAACTTGCCGCGCGGCGACCTGGACCGGATCGTGCGCCAGCAGGCGTTCCTGTCCTCGGCCCTGCACCAGGTGCTGTCGGCGGGCACGCTCACCAGCCCCGGCACGCTGAACGGCCTGATGGACGCGGTCCACCGCGCGCTGACGATCGACCCGGGGCTCGACCTGCTGCAGTTCGCGCAGCAGGCGAAGGGGATCGCTTCGGGGGACCTGGCGTTCGCGACGATCCCGGTGATCACCGCGAACGGGCGGAGCGCGGACGGCCAGAGCATCGTGGAGGTCGACCCGAAGGCGGTCCGGGAGTACGTGGCCGGCCTGGCGGGCCGCACGGCAACCCCGGCCGCGCCTCCCTCCGGCGGCGGCTCGGGCAGCGGCTCGGGCAGCGGCACCGCCCCCGCCGCGGCACCGCTGCGCCAAGACACCCCCGGCGTCCCCTGCGTCAACTGA
- a CDS encoding NAD(P)H-binding protein has protein sequence MTILVTGARGNVGRAVVEELVAAGQDVRAASRDATTLDVPEGVAKVSADLEDASTLDAALAGVSAVFLYARPQGIEGFVKAAEAAGVEHVVLLSSGATLEPESAESRIARLHNAVEQALAAASFASTALNPGAFATNAFGWRADIAEGVVRTAYPDARVDAVHERDMAAVAARILIDRSHAGESLALTGPEPISFREQAAVLADVLGRPLRVEELTTEQAAERMAALGWPPELPPEILRAWERRLREPSPVTDVVREVTGRAPRTFRQWAEDHRTDFA, from the coding sequence ATGACCATTCTCGTCACCGGAGCCCGCGGGAACGTCGGGCGGGCAGTGGTGGAAGAGCTTGTCGCCGCAGGTCAGGACGTGCGCGCGGCGAGCCGGGACGCGACCACGCTGGACGTCCCGGAGGGCGTCGCGAAGGTGAGCGCGGACCTCGAAGACGCCTCGACGCTGGACGCCGCGCTGGCCGGTGTGTCCGCGGTCTTCCTGTACGCGCGGCCGCAGGGGATCGAAGGGTTCGTGAAGGCCGCCGAGGCGGCCGGCGTCGAGCACGTGGTGCTGCTGTCGTCGGGGGCGACGCTCGAACCGGAGTCCGCGGAGAGCCGGATCGCGCGGCTGCACAACGCCGTGGAGCAGGCGCTGGCGGCGGCGTCGTTCGCCTCGACGGCGCTGAACCCGGGCGCGTTCGCGACGAATGCCTTCGGCTGGCGCGCGGACATCGCCGAAGGCGTGGTGCGCACGGCGTACCCGGACGCGCGCGTCGACGCCGTCCACGAGCGCGACATGGCGGCGGTCGCGGCCCGGATCCTGATCGACCGCTCGCACGCCGGCGAATCGCTCGCGCTGACGGGCCCGGAGCCGATCTCGTTCCGCGAGCAGGCGGCGGTGCTCGCGGACGTCCTCGGGCGGCCGTTGCGGGTCGAGGAGCTGACGACGGAGCAGGCGGCCGAGCGGATGGCCGCGCTGGGCTGGCCGCCCGAGCTGCCGCCGGAGATCCTGCGGGCCTGGGAGCGGAGGTTGCGGGAGCCGTCGCCGGTGACGGACGTCGTGCGCGAGGTGACGGGCCGGGCGCCGCGGACGTTCCGGCAGTGGGCGGAGGACCACCGCACCGACTTCGCCTGA
- a CDS encoding TIGR03089 family protein, with the protein MSLTDELLRPLLASPARPLITHYDDQLGSRVELSVATTANWAAKTANWLTEEFDVEPGDAVALQLPAHWQTVGVLLGAWWCGARVVAEGAGARVAFVGPDDPEPTGATATAVVTLDPMGRGLAEPPGGGAFDYLTESRMAGDQYSPLFPVPGDTAALFDSTVDEVLAEARARAAKLGLTPDDRVLSTKDWNGPEGILDGLLVPLAAGAHLVHVSNADEAKLGARRDAERTTADLPA; encoded by the coding sequence ATGAGCCTGACCGACGAGCTGCTGCGCCCGCTGCTGGCCTCGCCCGCCCGACCGTTGATCACCCATTACGACGACCAGCTCGGCAGCCGCGTCGAGCTGTCCGTCGCGACAACCGCCAACTGGGCGGCGAAAACGGCCAACTGGCTGACCGAGGAGTTCGACGTCGAGCCGGGCGACGCGGTGGCCTTGCAGCTCCCGGCGCACTGGCAGACCGTCGGCGTGCTGCTCGGGGCATGGTGGTGCGGGGCGCGCGTGGTGGCCGAGGGCGCCGGCGCACGGGTGGCGTTCGTCGGGCCGGACGACCCGGAGCCGACCGGCGCGACCGCGACCGCCGTCGTCACGCTCGACCCGATGGGCCGCGGCCTCGCCGAACCGCCGGGCGGCGGCGCGTTCGACTACCTGACGGAGTCCCGGATGGCGGGCGACCAGTACAGCCCGCTCTTCCCGGTCCCCGGCGACACGGCGGCACTCTTCGACTCCACTGTGGACGAAGTACTGGCCGAAGCCCGCGCCCGCGCGGCGAAGCTGGGCCTCACCCCGGACGACCGCGTACTGTCCACAAAGGACTGGAACGGGCCGGAGGGCATCCTCGACGGCCTCCTCGTCCCCCTCGCCGCCGGCGCCCACCTGGTCCACGTCAGCAACGCGGACGAGGCAAAGCTGGGAGCCCGCCGTGATGCGGAGCGCACCACGGCGGACCTCCCGGCTTAA
- a CDS encoding DoxX family protein: MFGRFKDVALLLGRIGVAVVFLAHGLQKWNNGIDGTAKFFSMTGIPLPTAAAVFAMTVEILGSIAFIAGFLLPLVGIGYVVISVGALLSVHIDNGLTGQGGYELVLVLALAGLALGFNGGRLSLDHLLWGRKRARRVEAGELQNA; this comes from the coding sequence ATGTTCGGACGATTCAAGGACGTGGCCCTGTTGCTGGGGAGGATCGGCGTCGCGGTCGTCTTCCTCGCGCACGGCCTCCAGAAGTGGAACAACGGCATCGACGGCACGGCGAAGTTCTTCTCGATGACGGGCATCCCGCTGCCCACGGCCGCCGCGGTCTTCGCGATGACGGTCGAAATCCTCGGCTCGATCGCGTTCATCGCCGGGTTCCTGCTGCCGCTGGTCGGCATCGGGTACGTCGTGATCTCGGTCGGCGCGCTGCTTTCGGTGCACATCGACAACGGCCTGACCGGGCAGGGCGGCTACGAGCTCGTCCTGGTGCTGGCGCTGGCCGGGCTCGCACTCGGCTTCAACGGCGGGCGGCTTTCGCTGGACCACCTGCTGTGGGGCCGCAAGCGCGCCCGCCGCGTCGAAGCCGGGGAACTGCAGAACGCTTAA